One Gloeobacter morelensis MG652769 DNA window includes the following coding sequences:
- a CDS encoding DUF1823 family protein, giving the protein MPDLPPLTEATFWDILEERLPDAAVNALLWQCLGYRQDASGAWDNSGVEPSWRNDYPEPPDFIGSRPATVKLTRSIPEADKQLLKEQLGFGGYQVLELNPRRTRRATAVNWLLSYVRQSRDR; this is encoded by the coding sequence ATGCCGGATCTGCCGCCCCTGACGGAAGCGACCTTCTGGGACATTCTCGAAGAGCGGCTGCCCGACGCGGCGGTCAACGCCCTGCTGTGGCAATGCCTGGGTTACCGGCAGGACGCCTCGGGAGCCTGGGACAATTCCGGGGTGGAGCCATCCTGGCGCAACGACTACCCGGAGCCGCCCGATTTTATCGGCAGCCGCCCGGCCACCGTCAAACTCACCCGCTCGATTCCGGAGGCCGATAAACAGCTCCTTAAGGAGCAGCTAGGTTTTGGCGGCTATCAGGTCTTGGAACTCAATCCCCGACGCACCCGCCGGGCCACCGCCGTCAACTGGCTGCTCAGCTATGTGCGGCAAAGCCGCGATAGATAG
- a CDS encoding TIGR04255 family protein, which produces MEQPKKYRNAPITEAIIDFRTTLPANISEENLLKSLAKANVGRESEYPICEELINFEGSITVKPDLEFAAASKSVGYKFSSEDRKYIFQASLHGYTFSRLTPYESWEAFRDEAKKHWKTYLNIAKPEIINRAAVRYINKIRIPYPVHDFADYLRTLPQISGDMPSSLNGYFMQLQIPLIDVQALLILNQAIDSLSKEAVSILLDIDVFRPDLLIVPPSGDEVEWEILESLHRQLDLIFEACITDRTRELID; this is translated from the coding sequence ATGGAACAACCAAAAAAATATAGAAATGCTCCCATTACTGAAGCCATTATCGACTTTCGGACAACTTTGCCTGCAAATATCTCTGAGGAAAACTTATTGAAGTCACTGGCCAAAGCCAATGTGGGAAGAGAGTCCGAGTATCCCATTTGCGAAGAACTCATCAACTTTGAGGGTTCAATAACTGTCAAGCCTGACCTTGAGTTTGCAGCAGCCTCAAAGAGCGTAGGCTACAAATTCTCGAGCGAGGATAGGAAGTATATTTTTCAGGCAAGTCTTCACGGTTACACTTTCAGCCGCCTAACTCCTTACGAATCATGGGAGGCATTCAGGGACGAGGCGAAAAAACACTGGAAAACGTATCTCAATATAGCAAAGCCGGAGATCATTAATCGTGCGGCTGTCCGCTATATCAATAAAATTAGAATTCCCTATCCTGTACATGATTTTGCTGACTATCTGCGAACCCTTCCTCAGATCTCTGGGGATATGCCAAGCAGTTTGAATGGCTACTTTATGCAATTGCAGATTCCCCTGATCGACGTTCAAGCACTTCTAATCTTAAATCAAGCAATTGATTCTCTCTCAAAGGAGGCAGTCTCAATACTGCTTGACATAGATGTATTTAGACCGGACCTACTTATTGTTCCACCAAGTGGCGACGAAGTAGAGTGGGAGATATTAGAGTCTTTGCATAGGCAATTAGATTTAATTTTTGAGGCATGCATAACTGATAGAACAAGGGAGTTGATTGACTAA